A single genomic interval of Pyrus communis chromosome 7, drPyrComm1.1, whole genome shotgun sequence harbors:
- the LOC137739562 gene encoding uncharacterized protein isoform X1, translating into MEEAQVISETTVKVAENSETADAEAIKVSNGKLLPVEKEGRKEEEEATFDGEFIKVERESIDVKDGSHAAETALAEDDKVSVIERSSSNLSRELLEGREKVSDLEVEIERLAGALKHSESESSELKHEVLLMKEKLGESGKKYEELELSHKKLQEQITEAEEKYSSQLNVLQEALQAQEEKHKDLIAVKESFDGLNLELESSRKRMQDLEKELQSSACEVQKFEELHKQSGSHAETETKRALEFEKLLKATRLSAKEMEDQMGSIQGELKGLYEKIAEDEKVKEALSSTAAELSAVQEELALSKSQGADLEEKLSANDALINELTEELSLKKASESQVKEDISALENLFASTKEDLQAKVSELEEMKLKLQGELSAKELVEAARKTHEEQSVVAQENLAIVTKEKEALEAAVADLTGNVQLMKELCSDLEEKLKLSEENFHQKDALLSQSLSNNAELEQKLKSLDELHNESGTATEKNLELEAIIQASNAAAEEAKSQLRELEQQVSAVELNRGIAESGLEELSQKLSALNTALSEVEEEKKQLTGQVQEYQEKIGQLESALNQSTLQYSDLQEELKTASEKCAEHEVRATEHHQRSLELEDLVQISHTKVEDTGKKVSELELMLETEKSRIQELEEQITGLEKKCQEAEADSGNYSNKVSELASELEAFQARTSSLEVDLEVANKKGRELFEALNVATEEKKRLEDASSSFTEKFSESEKLVEVLREELKMTQEKLESIENDLNTAGIREGEVIQKLKCAEEQLEQQGKVIEETMSKKSELEALHETLVRDSEIKLQETIERFTNRDAEANSLLEKLKILDDQVKIYDEHIAEAAGKSASLKEELDNSLAKLASSESTNEELRKQILEAENKASQPFSENEMLVETNVQLKCKIDELQESLNAALSETEATTRELVLHKSSVEELTDKHSRALDLHSASEARIVEAETKLQEAIERLSQRDLEANDLLEKLNALEGQIKLYEEQVRETSAVSETRNAELEESLSKLKNLESFVEELQTKSAHFEEESRKLAEANIKLTEDVSTYESKLSDLEAKCSTAIVEKDETVEQLQAAKRTIEDLTQQHSSEGQKLQSQISSVMDENSLLNEVHQNTKRELQQLISNLEEQLKEEKAGEAALKSEVENLKAEVAEKPSLQNSLKELEEKLLKTEAQLQKEVESIKAAAAEREVELTSKLDDHAHKVHDRDLLNEQVTKLRSELQLAHATVSKKKEADSQKDLEREASLKHSLEELEAKNKEIALLDKQVKELEQKVQLADTKVTERGDGGSVAGLEVKSRDIGSTISTPSKRKSKKKSEATPAQTSSSADIHTHTTAASPMTSVKFIVGVAVVSAIIGLILGKRY; encoded by the exons ATGGAAGAAGCACAAGTGATCTCCGAAACCACGGTGAAGGTTGCTGAGAATTCCGAGACTGCAGATGCCGAAGCGATCAAG GTATCGAATGGGAAATTGCTGCCGGtagaaaaagaaggaaggaaagaagaggaggaagcaaCATTtgatggagagttcataaaagTTGAGAGAGAATCGATAGATGTGAAGGATGGTTCTCATGCTGCTGAAACAGCATTGGCGGAGGACGACAAGGTATCTGTTATTGAGAGAAGCTCGAGCAATTTGAGCAGAGAATTGCTAGAAGGGCGGGAGAAGGTCAGTGACCTTGAGGTTGAAATCGAAAGATTGGCTGGTGCGTTGAAGCATTCGGAATCAGAGAGTTCTGAGCTGAAGCATGAGGTCTTGCTTATGAAGGAGAAGCTGGGAGAAAGTGGAAAGAAGTATGAAGAGCTTGAACTCAGTCATAAGAAATTGCAAGAGCAAATCACCGAAGCCGAGGAGAAATACAGTTCGCAGCTCAATGTTTTGCAAGAGGCATTGCAAGCTCAAGAAGAAAAGCACAAGGATCTGATCGCGGTGAAGGAATCGTTTGACGGTCTCAACCTTGAGCTTGAAAGCTCGAGAAAGAGGATGCAGGACTTGGAGAAAGAGTTGCAGAGTTCTGCCTGCGAGGTGCAAAAGTTTGAGGAGCTGCACAAGCAAAGTGGTTCACATGCCGAAACTGAGACAAAGAGGGCCTTGGAGTTCGAGAAACTGCTCAAAGCAACAAGGTTGAGTGCGAAGGAGATGGAAGATCAGATGGGTTCCATACAAGGAGAACTCAAGGGCCTGTATGAAAAGATTGCCGAAGATGAAAAAGTCAAAGAAGCACTCAGTTCTACCGCTGCCGAGCTTTCTGCTGTCCAAGAAGAGCTGGCTCTATCAAAGTCTCAAGGCGCAGACCTGGAGGAGAAACTCTCGGCTAACGATGCTCTGATAAATGAACTGACTGAGGAATTGAGCCTGAAAAAGGCCTCGGAATCTCAAGTGAAGGAAGATATTTCCGCTCTTGAAAATCTGTTTGCATCAACTAAAGAAGATCTTCAAGCAAAGGTTTCTGAATTGGAAGAAATGAAGTTGAAGCTACAGGGGGAATTGAGCGCCAAGGAATTAGTTGAAGCCGCACGAAAAACTCATGAAGAACAGTCCGTAGTTGCACAGGAGAATTTGGCAATAGtaaccaaagaaaaagaagctcTGGAAGCAGCTGTGGCAGATCTCACCGGTAATGTGCAGCTGATGAAGGAGCTGTGCAGTGATCTCGAGGAAAAATTGAAGCTTTCAGAAGAGAATTTTCATCAAAAAGATGCTCTTTTGTCTCAATCTTTGTCGAACAATGCTGAGCTTGAACAGAAGTTGAAGTCACTGGATGAGCTCCATAATGAATCAGGAACTGCTACTGAAAAGAATCTTGAACTTGAAGCAATTATTCAAGCTTCAAATGCAGCAGCGGAGGAGGCAAAATCGCAACTGAGAGAGCTCGAGCAACAGGTAAGTGCGGTAGAGCTGAACCGAGGAATTGCTGAGAGTGGTCTGGAAGAACTCTCTCAAAAATTATCTGCACTCAATACTGCATTGAGCGAGgtcgaggaagaaaagaaacagCTGACTGGTCAGGTGCAAGAATACCAAGAGAAGATAGGCCAGCTGGAATCTGCATTAAACCAGTCAACTTTGCAATATTCAGATCTTCAGGAGGAACTGAAGACTGCCTCCGAGAAATGTGCCGAACATGAGGTCCGGGCCACTGAACACCATCAGCGAAGCCTCGAACTTGAAGATTTGGTCCAAATTTCTCATACCAAAGTGGAGGATACTGGTAAAAAGGTGAGCGAGCTGGAGTTGATGCTTGAAACAGAGAAGTCCAGAATTCAAGAACTCGAGGAACAAATAACTGGTTTGGAAAAGAAATGTCAGGAGGCAGAAGCAGATTCTGGGAATTACTCTAACAAGGTATCTGAACTTGCTTCTGAACTCGAGGCATTCCAAGCGAGAACATCTAGCCTTGAAGTTGACCTGGAAGTGGCCAACAAAAAGGGAAGGGAGTTGTTTGAAGCCTTGAATGTTGCCAcagaagagaagaaaaggtTGGAGGATGCATCGAGTAGTTTTACTGAGAAGTTTTCCGAATCAGAAAAATTGGTGGAGGTCTTAAGAGAAGAATTGAAGATGACTCAAGAGAAATTGGAAAGCATTGAAAATGATCTGAATACTGCTGGAATCAGAGAAGGCGAGGTCATACAGAAACTCAAATGTGCGGAGGAGCAACTGGAGCAACAAGGCAAAGTAATAGAGGAAACAATGTCAAAGAAATCAGAGCTTGAAGCGCTACATGAAACCCTAGTGAGGGATTCAGAGATCAAACTTCAAGAAACAATAGAGCGCTTCACTAACAGGGATGCCGAGGCAAATTCTCTGCTTGAGAAACTAAAGATTCTTGACGATCAGGTGAAGATTTATGACGAGCATATTGCTGAAGCAGCGGGGAAATCTGCATCGTTGAAAGAAGAGCTGGACAACAGCTTGGCTAAATTGGCATCTTCCGAAAGTACCAATGAAGAACTCAGAAAACAGATCTTGGAAGCAGAAAACAAAGCTTCTCAGCCTTTCTCAGAAAACGAAATGCTAGTTGAGACGAATGTTCAGCTGAAATGCAAGATTGATGAATTGCAGGAATCGTTGAATGCTGCTCTATCTGAAACTGAAGCCACTACAAGAGAACTTGTTTTGCACAAGAGCAGTGTTGAAGAATTAACAGATAAGCACTCAAGAGCCTTAGACCTTCATTCTGCTTCCGAAGCCCGCATTGTGGAAGCAGAGACGAAGTTGCAAGAAGCCATTGAAAGATTGAGTCAGAGGGATTTGGAAGCTAACGACTTGCTGGAGAAGCTAAATGCCCTAGAAGGCCAAATAAAATTGTATGAAGAGCAAGTTCGAGAAACATCTGCGGTTTCTGAAACCAGAAATGCAGAGCTAGAAGAAAGTCTATCAAAGCTGAAGAATCTGGAGAGTTTTGTTGAGGAGCTGCAAACCAAGTCAGCTCACTTTGAAGAAGAGAGCAGGAAACTAGCTGAGGCAAATATAAAGCTTACAGAGGATGTGTCTACATACGAGTCCAAACTAAGTGACCTTGAAGCAAAATGCTCCACTGCCATTGTTGAGAAGGACGAAACAGTTGAACAACTTCAGGCTGCAAAAAGGACCATTGAAGATTTAACGCAGCAGCATTCTTCTGAAGGGCAGAAACTACAATCTCAG ATATCTTCGGTTATGGATGAAAACAGCCTGCTTAATGAAGTGCATCAAAATACTAAGAGGGAACTCCAGCAATTGATATCCAACCTTGAAGAACAGCTCAAGGAAGAAAAAGCAGGAGAAGCTGCTTTAAAATCTGAGGTTGAAAATCTCAAGGCTGAGGTTGCTGAGAAACCTTCGTTGCAGAATTCTCTCAAGGAACTCGAAGAGAAATTGTTGAAAACTGAAGCTCAACTGCAAAAAGAG GTTGAAAGCATTAAGGCGGCTGCAGCGGAAAGAGAGGTAGAGTTGACTTCAAAATTGGACGATCATGCGCATAAGGTCCATGACAGAGATTTATTGAATGAACAAGTCACAAAACTCCGGAGCGAGTTACAACTTGCTCATGCCACTGTTTCCAAAAAG AAGGAAGCAGATTCTCAAAAGGACCTGGAACGAGAAGCATCGTTGAAGCATTCTCTTGAAGAACTTGAAGCTAAGAATAAAGAAATCGCTCTTCTAGATAAGCAAGTCAAAGAGCTCGAGCAGAAAGTGCAGCTGGCAGATACCAAAGTAACAGAAAGG GGTGATGGAGGCAGTGTAGCTGGACTGGAAGTGAAATCCAGGGACATTGGATCAACCATTTCAACTCCATCGAAAAGGAAGAGCAAGAAGAAGTCAGAAGCAACACCTGCTCAAACCTCATCATCTGCAGATATCCATACACATACAACTGCGGCTTCCCCAATGACAAGCGTTAAGTTCATCGTGGGAGTGGCTGTGGTGTCTGCGATCATCGGCCTCATTCTTGGAAAACGATACTAG